Within the Chitinivorax sp. B genome, the region CAACAATGCATTCAGCACTAAGCTGAACAGCCCCAGTGTCAATACAGTGATCGGTAAGGTCAGCAATTTGAGAATCGGGCGGACAAAGGTATTGATCAGGCCCAGTGCCAATGCCACGATCAGAGCCCGCACCAATCCATCAATATAGATGCCGGGCACCAATTGCGTCACCAGCAACAGGCACACCGCATTGATTAGCCAGACAGCGAACAGTTTCAAGATAGCAGGCCTTCCGTGAGTTGAGCCCGCCAGGGGGAAAACGAATTGGCAGGCTGGGCACCATGCCCAGCCGCTATTATGCCTCGACCGTCTCGGTTGTGACGACCTCACCGCGCAAACTATGTGACATAGCTTCGGTAATACGAACATCGACAAAATGACCGATCAAACGTGGATTACCAACAAAATTCACCATGCGATTATTGTCGGTACGACCTGCCAGTTCTTTTTCATCTTTGCGGGATGGCCGTTCCACCAATACACGTTGGATAGTTCCAACCATACGTTGAGAGATATCACTTGCCATGTCTTCAATACGCTTTTGCAGACGCATCAGTCGTTTGAGTTTGATGTCCTGTGGCGTGTCGTCAAGCAGTTCCGCCGCTGGAGTACCAGGACGGCGACTGTAGACGAATGAAAATGACGTATCAAAACCCACATCCTCAATCAGCTTCATAGTGGCCTCAAAGTCGGCTTCCGTCTCCCCTGGGAAACCAACAATGAAGTCGGAGCTCAGGCTCAGATCAGGTCGTGCGGCACGCAATTTTCGGATGACTGATTTGTATTCCAGCACCGTGTAGCCACGCTTCATGTTCATCAACACCCGATCGGAGCCTGCCTGTACGGGCAGATGCAAATGAGATACCAGCTTTGGTAGCGTGGCATAGCAATCAATCACCCGTTGAGTCATTTCTTTGGGATGGCTGGTGGTATAGCGGATACGCTCAATACCTGGCATTTCATGTACAACCTCCAGCAATAACGCAAAGTCGGCAATCTCGCCATCAGC harbors:
- a CDS encoding phage holin family protein, which gives rise to MKLFAVWLINAVCLLLVTQLVPGIYIDGLVRALIVALALGLINTFVRPILKLLTLPITVLTLGLFSLVLNALLFWLVSYVVKGFHVSGFGAAFWGALLYGVLSWLASLMLLGDDKSN
- the miaB gene encoding tRNA (N6-isopentenyl adenosine(37)-C2)-methylthiotransferase MiaB yields the protein MTKKIFIKTFGCQMNEYDSDKMVDVMNASEGMIKTDNPEEADVILFNTCSVREKAQEKVFSDLGRIKHLKQQNPNLVIGVGGCVASQEGDTIVKRAPYVDVVFGPQTLHRLPELIAECKHSGHAQVDISFPEVEKFDYLPPAKVDGATAFVSIMEGCSKYCSFCVVPYTRGEEVSRPFEDILTEIAGLAQQGVKEVTLLGQNVNAYRGPMADGEIADFALLLEVVHEMPGIERIRYTTSHPKEMTQRVIDCYATLPKLVSHLHLPVQAGSDRVLMNMKRGYTVLEYKSVIRKLRAARPDLSLSSDFIVGFPGETEADFEATMKLIEDVGFDTSFSFVYSRRPGTPAAELLDDTPQDIKLKRLMRLQKRIEDMASDISQRMVGTIQRVLVERPSRKDEKELAGRTDNNRMVNFVGNPRLIGHFVDVRITEAMSHSLRGEVVTTETVEA